The nucleotide window CAATACgacttcatttaaaatatttcgttcaagtttcgtctctgttagTGTGACAATTTCTGGGACCTTAAGCTGAATAATATTTCTTAGCTCCAATATTTTGTATCTCACTccttctatgttggtatatacaattttcaggaacatgttccctttttctTTGTCCTCTACTCCCCCTTAATCTTATGATTTTGTTATATACCATTTCGCTAGCTTTTCagtccctatcactttgtagaaaaaaatctTCTTTATTTCTATTCCCTATACACGTTTCGCTTCATCGAGGTttgttttcagcttttctctgtcttcctttgagaggtcttgtcttattgaccaaagtttgtgaTCCTCATTACTCTGCAACTTCCTGGCATTTCGAAGCATTTCAGTCATTTGTTTCACTCCCTTAAATGTCACCCTTAAGTGTCTTTCACCCGTTCGTATCTTTTTCATCTTTTCCTTCtctcctaaaatcactgacattttcctttgaattgattccttctcctaaacctattattttctctatgattttcttcTGCTACTCTGTCTACCATTGATGATATTTCCTTTTCGAAACACCCGAAACATATTATGGACTCTATATTGATGATATATGACTCTATATGGACTCTATATTGATGATATATGACTCTATATGGACTCTATATGGATGATATTAttatatctgcagtgttttgtactaatTTAATgtgggtaaccagttctttcctaattgcttgcctaacttCTGCTTCATGTCGGTCATTTCGggttttgacttccaaacacacttccttgattgtctctttctcttttataaCTTATGCATACGTCTATTTAATTTCCACTttgtacttttctagttcttttttaacctcctctatgtgagttgtcccaTGAAGTTTCTCCATGCATATCCAtgcttaactgtgtgtgtgtgtgtgtgtgtaattacttaagtgtaattacctaagtgtagttacaggatgagagctacgctcgtggtgtcccgtcttcccagcactctttgtcatataacgccttgaaactactgacggtcttggcctccaccaccttctcacctaacttgttccaatcgtctaccactctgtttgcgacagaatgtgtgtgtgtgtgtgtgtgtgtgtgtgtgtgtgtgtgtgtgtgtgtgtgtgtgtgtgtggtgtatgtatgtgtatgtatgtgtgtatgtgtgtgtttatgtgtgtgtgtgtgtgtgtgtacactgaggCAAGAATCAATCAGAACAAGCCACGGAATCACGAGATCTGGACAGGTAAGATTAAACACAATACATTACATCAGGCACGCACCAAATTCCCCCCATACATATAAAAGGACGCGTCCACTAAGACCTGCTGGGGGAAAACTCCCTGACCACGGAATCTGTGGCAGCAAAAACAACCCCAAACTAATATAAGTTGGGTTTTGGGACACTAATGCGTTTGGATGGGAAAGATTATGAGAGTCTGGTTAAAAAATTAGGAGGGtacaggggagggagggggtggttgtggtggttgtgtggtgattgtgtggtggttggtggtggttgtgtggtggttgtggtggtggtggtggttgtgtggtggttgtggtgattgtggtagctaTCAATTCCCTATACTGGTATATTTTAACGCTAATTTGGCATTTCTGTTCATAGTCTTCTGTTAGACAAACTTCAAGagagggctatcttgaggttatcttgagatgatttcggggttttttagtgtccccgcggcccggtcctcgacaaggcctccacccccaggaagcagcccgtgacagctgactaacacccaggtacctattttactgctaggtaacaggggcatagcgtgaatgaaactctgcccattgtttctcgccggcgcctgggatcgaacccaggaccacaggatcacaagtccagcgtgctgtctgctcgcaaCGTTATGGACTCTATATGGACTCTATATGGACTCTATATACCCAGTGGACCGGCTCCCCACTGCACACTGGTGAGAAACCATGCTATTGTAACGcagactcacccacacacacaacatatacGCAACATTACAGAAAGCATTTAGGCAACAATATAGTCACTAAACCATACTTTCACTTCAATGCCCAagtacttggacggtcgaggattgaacgccgacctgcatgaagcgagaccgtcgctctaccgtccagcccaaggggttgggtccgaccgtccaagtgattgagcaccattcctttcctcccgtctAATCCAAAACCCTAATCCCATtttgattgttgaccagaccacacactagaaggtgaagggacgacgacgtttcggtccgtcctggaccattctcaagtcgattgtgatccttatccttatccttatccttatcccattatcccttccaagtgttctaTACTCGTAATACCTTTGTTTATCTGTGTTAATGACAATGGTTCTGTAGTTATCAGAAGAGAACATTGAAGTTCAGCAGCTCTTTGGATTGGGAACACGTATTAGAGTTTAttctagatatatatatgtacaatcgtctacgggatcaccatagcccgtgctacttggaactttctgctccaagtagcgaatcttaaacaacaacaacatatatggTCCATGGTGGAAAATTTTTACTAATCACCTTACACACTAATTAATCACCTAACACACTCAACATTAATCACCTAACACACTCAACATTAATCACCTTACACACTCAACATTAATCACCTTACACACTCAACATTAATCACCTAACACACTAAACATTAATCACCTTACACACTCAACATTAATCACCTTACACACTCAACATTAATCACCTTACACACTCAACATTAATCACCTTACACACTCAACATTAATCACCTAACACACTAAACATTAATCACCTTACACACTCAACATTAATCACCTTACACACTCAACATTAATCACCTAACACACTAAACATTAATCACCTTACACACTCAACATTAATCACCTTACACACTCAACATTAATCACCTTACACACTCAACATTAATCACCTTACACACTCAACATTAATCACCTGACACACTAAACATTAATCACCTTACACACTCAACATTAATCACCTTACACACTAAACATTAATCACCTTACACACTCAACATTAATCACCTTACACACTCAACATTAATCACCTTACACACTAAACATTAATCACCTTACACACTCAACATTAATCACCTTACACACTCAACATTAATCACCTTACACACTCAACATTAATCACCTTACACACTAAACATTAATCACCTTACACACTCAACATTAATCACCTTACACACTCAACATTAATCACCTTACACACTAAACATTAATCACCTTACACACTCAACATTAATCACCTTACACACTCAACATTAATCACCTTACACACTAAACATTAATCACCTTACACACTCAACATTAATCACCTTACACACTCAACATTAATCACCTTACACACTCAACATTAATCACCTTACACACTAAACATTAATCACCTTACACACTCAACATTAATCACCTTACACACTCAACATTAATCACCTTACACACTAAACATTAATCACCTTACACACTCAACATTAATCACCTTACACACTCAACATTAATCACCTTACACACTCAACATTAATCACCTTACACACTCAACATTAATCACCTTACACACTAAACATTAATCACCTTACACACTCAACATTAATCACCTTACACACTAAACATTAATCACCTTACACACTCAACATTAATCACCTAACACACTAAACATTAATCACCTTACACACTAAACATTAATCACCTTACACACTCAACATTAATCACCTAACACACTAAACATTAATCACCTTACACACTCAACATTAATCACCTTACACACTCAACATTAATCACCTTACACACTCAACATTAATCACCTAACACACTCAACATTAATCACCTTACACACTCAACATTAATCACCTTACACACTCAACATTAATCACCTAACACACTCAACATTAATCACCTAACACACTCAACATTAATCACCTAACACACTCAACATTAATCACCTTACACACTCAACATTAATCACCTTACACACTCAACATTAATCACCTTACACACTCAACATTAATCACCTTACACACTCAACATTAATCACCTTACACACTCAACATTAATCACCTAACACACTCAACATTAATCACCTTACACACTCAACATTAATCACCTTACACACTCAACATTAATCACCTTACACACTCAACATTAATCACCTAACACACTCAACATTAATCACCTTACACACTCAACATTAATCACCTAACACACTCAACATTAATCACCTTACACACTCAACATTAATCACCTTACACACTCAACATTAATCACCTTACACACTCAACATTAATCACCTTACACACTCAACATTAATCACCTTACACACTCAACATTAATCACCTTACACACTCAACATTAATCACCTTACACACTCAACATTAATCACCTAACACACTCAACATTAATCACCTTACACACTCAACATTAATCACCTTACACACTCAACATTAATCACCTTACACACTCAACATTAATCACCTTACACACTCAACATTAATCACCTTACACACTCAACATTAATCACCTTACACACTCAACATTAATCACCTTAACACACTCAACATTAATCACCTTACACACTCAACATTAATCACCTTACACACTCAACATTAATCACCTTACACACTCAACATTAATCACCTTACACACTCAACATTAATCACCTTACACACTCAACATTAATCACCTTACACACTCAACATTAATCACCTTACACACTCAACATTAATCACCTTACACACTCAACATTAATCACCTTACACACTCAACATTAATCACCTAACACACTCAACATTAATCACCTTACACACTCAACATTAATCACCTAACACACTAAACATTAATCACCTTACACACTCAACATTAATCACCTAACACACTCAACATTAATCACCTAACACACTCAACATTAATCACCTTACACACTCAACATTAATCACCTTACACACTCAACATTAATCACCTTACACACTCAACATTAATCACCTTACACACTCAACATTAATCACCTTACACACTAAACATTAATCACCTTACACACTAAACATTAATCACCTTACACACTCAACATTAATCACCTTACACACTCAACATTAATCACCTTACACACTCAACATTAATCACCTTACACACTCAACATTAATCACCTTACACACTCAACATTAATCACCTTACACACTCAACATTAATCACCTTACACACTCAACATTAATCACCTTACACACTAAACATTAATCACCTTACACACTAAACATTAATCACCTTACACACTCAACATTAATCACCTTACACACTCAACATTAATCACCTTACACACTCAACATTAATCACCTTACACACTAAACATTAATCACCTTACACACTAAGCATTAATCACCTTACACACTCAACATTAATCACCTTACACACTCAACATTAATCACCTTACACACTAAACATTAATCACCTTACACACTCAACATTAATCACCTTACACACTCAACATTAATCACCTTACACACTCAACATTAATCACCTTACACACTCAACATTAATCACCTTACACACTAAACATTAATCACCTTACACACTAAACATTAATCACCTTACACACTCAACATTAATCACCTTACACACTCAACATTAATCACCTTACACACTCAACATTAATCACCTTACACACTCAACATTAATCACCTTACACACTCAACATTAATCACCTTACACACTCAACATTAATCACCTTACACACTCAACATTAATCACCTTACACACTAAACATTAATCACCTTACACACTAAACATTAATCACCTTACACACTCAACATTAATCACCTTACACACTCAACATTAATCACCTTACACACTCAACATTAATCACCTTACACACTCAACATTAATCACCTTACACACTAAACATTAATCACCTTACACACTAAGCATTAATCACCTTACACACTCAACATTAATCACCTTACACACTCAACATTAATCACCTTACACACTAAACATTAATCACCTTACACACTCAACATTAATCACCTTACACACTCAACATTAATCACCTTACACACTCAACATTAATCACCTTACACACTCAACATTAATCACCTTACACACTAAACATTAATCACCTTACACACTAAGCATTAATCACCTTACACACTCAACATTAATCACCTTACACACTCAACATTAATCACCTTACACACTCAACATTAATCACCTTACACACTCAACATTAATCACCTTACACACTAAACATTAATCACCTTACACACTCAACATTAATCACCTTACACACTCAACATTAATCACCTTACACACTCAACATTAATCACCTTACACACTCAACATTAATCACCTTACACACTAAACATTAATCACCTTACACACTAAGCATTAATCACCTTACACACTCAACATTAATCACCTTACGAACGAAATAAAATATTCGCGGGATAGAAAAATTATCAAGAAATTAATATACTTTTAATATACTTTGAATATTATTTAAATCACCATAAAGATGACAGTCACGCCTGCTTAACAAGGCTACTTTAAGACTGTGAATcacggaggttatcttgagacgatttcggggctttagtgtccccgcggcccggtctccactcccaggaagcagcccacgaAGATCATAATTACAATAGAACTCAAACAGGATCAGGTAAATAAATCCATTCCAGGggagctatcaggagaaagcgccaagcaattacgactatatagcacttggaaggggtcaggataaggatttgggatgggacggatggaaggaatggtgcccaatcacttggatggtcagggattgaacgccgactagcATGAAGATTTTTGGGGCAACTACTTGAGAAATATATTATGTTTTTCAATATATCTGGTATGCTGTTGAGTATGTCTGCTGTCCCATATGTATCTTATGTTTATAAATTGAGAttctaaaatataatttaaacaagTGTGAAGGTGTTGGAAGAGGGTGTTGGGATATGGGAAAAGGTGTGGTAATGGATCTGGTTGTATGGGTCAGGGTGTAGAGATGTGGGGAaggatatagtggtgtggtggagggtgtggtagtgggtgtggtagaaTGGTGTGGAACTCACTAACCACAGACCTTTTCCTGTTCATAATCATGCTTCTAAACTCTGATTGCTTCccaactctcccacacacacacactcccatgcattctctctcacacccctctctctctcactcccatgcattctctctctctcaccctccctccttccctcacttccACGCACCCTCTTCCACATCACTCTTACACCCCCTTTTCCCATACAACcctcttgcacacacacacacccctcacgcaATCACCCCATTCCACAAACCCCTCCTACATCCCCTCtccaacacaccactctcccacactctcccaccacacacccaaagaACATATCATAACCCAACAATAGCGCCCACAAAAAACATTAATACACACACCATGATATGTATAATCATACAAACCCACGAAGCATACAAGTAGACCACATAAGCTCCacatacaacattatatatacacacaccactaTACCCCCGGCCAGTATAGCTGCGCCTCGCCGCCAGAAGACTTTCATGGAATCGAAAATAAAGCGACCATCATACGGAATAAAATGGAAATAGGACTCACTCCGAGGTTGTGGAACGCCGCATTTTATTGCTGCTTATTATGCTGTCTTTTTCAAAttgattcaatgtgttttcagaacgttgggagagagagggaaaagaGTGGCTTACACGTGCCATTCTCTACGTGGGTGACGTGCCCAcgtgcccacacctgcccccacgtACCCACCACTGTGGGCATCGAGGCAGATCTAGAAATGTGTCTTATTGCATCAATTATGATAATTGAAGATGCGGGGGGAGCTTCAAGAGGGCGCCGCCCCCGAAGCTGTGAACTAAACGGTGGACAAAGTTGCCCAATGTTGAGCGCCCCGAACTTGTACGGATATGACATATTCAGATGAAGTTGGTGCGCCCAAAATGTAATTTGCTTCGGGATTTGCAATATCGAATGTCATTGGGACAGTATGTAAATTATGAACGTTTTCaagagaggatatatatatatatcaagtgtTTAGCAAAATATTTCGTCTAAATTCTCCTGGTCAGTCCGGAATCGAGTCGGATTGGCTCCGGTGAAGAGATAGGACCGTCTAGGGTCACTTACCCCTGGAGAAGAAAAGGTCAGGTCACGGAGACGAGACTATAAGTGACTCGAGCGATGCTCAGGCGATTGCATACACCACTGAAACAAAGAGACGAGCGAACGAACGCCAGGCAAAAGAGGACTCGGACGGGAGAAAAGCACCACCTCGCCACCACCGCTGCTCGGTTCACTTTGGAATGGAACCAGGAATTCATTTTGTTATATTTGTTTTGCATTACTTGGGCGGCTGAGTGTCGCGGCGGCTCAAAGAACTTTAATAGAACAGATGGAAATTTTGTGTGTTCTCCACTATTCTTGGTGACCCCTGATGGTCTCTCACTATTCTTGGTGACCCCTGATGGTCTCTCACTATTCTTGGTGACCCCTGATGGTCTCTCACTATTCTTGGTGACCCCTGATGGTCTTCCACTATTCTTGGTGACCCCTGATGGTCTCTCACTATTCTTGGTGACCCCTGATGGTCTCTCACTATTCTTGCTGACCCCTGATGGTCTCTCACTATTCTTGGTGACCCCTGATGGTCTCTCACTATTCTTGGTGACCCCTGATGGTCTTCCACTGTTCTTGGTGACCCCTGATGGTCTCTCACTATTCTTGGTGACCCCTGATGGTCTCTCACTATTCTTGGTGACCCCTGATGGTCTCTCACTATTCTTGGTGACCCCTGATGGTCTCTCACTATTCTTGGTGACCCCTGATGGTCTCCCACTATTCTTGCTGACCCCTGATGGTCTTCCACTATTCTTGGTGACCCCTGATGGTCTACCACTATTCTTGCTGACCCCTGATGGTCTCCCACTATTCTTGGTGACCCCTGATGGTCTCTCACTATTCTTGCTGACCCCTGATGGTCTTCCACTATTCTTGCTGACCCCTGATGGTCTACCACTATTCTTGGTGACCCCTGATGGTCTCTCAATATTCTTGGTGACCCCTGATGGTCTTCCACTATTCTTGGTGACCCCTGATGGTCTCCCACTATTCTTGGTGACCCCTGATGGTCTCTCACTATTCTTGGTGACCCCTGATGGTCTTCCACTATTCTTGGTGACCCCTGATGGTCTTCCACTATTCTTGGTGACCCCTGATGGTCTTCCACTATTCTTGGTGACCCCTGATGGTCTTCCACTATTCTTGCTGACCCCTGATGGTCTCTCACTATTCTTGGTGACCCCTGATGGTCTCTCACTATTCTTGGTGACCCCTGATGGTCTCTCACTATTCTTGGTGACCCCTGATGGTCTCTCACTATTCTTGGTGACCCCTGATGGTCTCCCACTATTCTTGGTGACCCCTGATGGTCTTCCACTATTCTTGGTGACCCCTGATGGTCTCTCACTATTCTTGGTGACCCCTGATGGTCTCTCACTATTCTTGGTGACCCCTGATGGTCTCCCACTATTCTTGGTGACCCCTGATGGTCTCTCACTATTCTTGGTGACCCCTGATGGTCTCTCACTATTCTTGGTGACCCCTGATGGTCTCTCACTATTCTTGGTGACCCCTGATGGTCTTCCACTATTCTTGGTGACCCCTGATGGTCTCTCACTATTCTTGGTGACCCCTGATGGTCTCTCACTATTCTTGGTGACCCCTGATGGTCTCTCACTATTCTTGGTGACCCCTGATGGTCTCTCACTATTCTTGGTGACCCCTGATGGTCTCTCACTATTCTTGGTGACCCCTGATGGTCTCTCACTATTCTTGGTGACCCCTGATGGTCTTCCACTATTCTTGCTGACCCCTGATGGTCTCTCACTATTCTTGGTGACCCCTGATGGTCTCTCACTATTCTTGGTGACCCCTGATGGTCTCTCACTATTCTTGGTGACCCCTGATGGTCTCTCACTATTCTTGGTGACCCCTGATGGTCTCTCACTATTCTTGGTGACCCCTGATGGTCTCTCACTATTCTTGGTGACCCCTGATGGTCTCTCACTATTCTTGGTGACCCCTGATGGTCTCTCACTATTCTTGGTGACCCCTGATGGTCTCTCACTATTCTTGGTGACCCCTGATGGTCTCTCACTATTCTTGGTGACCCCTGATGGTCTTCCACTATTCTTGCTGACCCCTGATGGTCTTCCACTATTCTTGGTGACCCCTGATGGTCTTCCACTATTCTTGGTGACCCCTGATGGTCTTCCACTACTCTTGCTGACCCCTGATGGTCTCCCACTTATCTTGGTGACCCCTGATGGTCTCTCACTATTCTTGGTGACCCCTGATGGTCTTCCACTGTTCTTGGTGACCCCTGATGGTCTTCCACTATTCTTGCTGACCCCTGATGGTCTCTCACTATTCTTGCTGACCCCTGATGTTCTCTCACTATTCTTGGTGACCCCTGATGGTCTTCCACTGTTCTTGGTGATCCCTGATGGTCTGAAACTATTCTTGGTGACCCCTGATGGTCTACCAATATTCTTGGTGACCCCTGATGGTCTTCCACTATTATTGCTGACCCCTGATGGTCTACCACTATTCTTGCTGACCCCTGATGGTCTACCAATATTCTTGCTGACCCCTGATGGTCTCCCACTATTCTTGCTGACCCCTGATGGTCTTCCACTATTCTTGCTGACCCCTGATGGTCTCCCACTATTCTTGCTGACCTGGATGGTCTCCCACTATTCTTGCTGACATCTGATGGTCTCCCACTATTCTTGCTGACCCCTGATGATCTCCCACTATTCTTGCTGACCTGGATGGTCTCCCACTATTCTTGGTGACCCCTGATGGTCTTCCACTATTCTTGCTGACCCCTGATGGTCTCCCACTTATCTTGGTGACCCCTGATGGTCTCTCACTATTCTTGGTGACCCCTGATGGTCTACCACTATTCTTGTTGACCCCGATGGTCTACCACTATTCTTGGTGACCCCTGATGGTCTTCCACTATTCTTGCTGACCCCTGATGGTCTACCACTATTCTTGCTGACCCCTGATGGTCTACCACTATTCTTGGTGACCCCTGATGGTCTTCCACTATTCTTGCTGACCCCTGATGGTCTTCCACTATTCTTGTTGACCCCTGATGGTCTACCAATATTCTTGGTGACCCCTGATGGTCTTCCACTATTCTTGCTGACCTGGATGGTCTCCCACTATTCTTGCTGACCCCTGATGGTCTACCAATATTCTTGGTGACCCCTGATGGTCTACCAATATTCTTGGTGACCCCTGATGGTCTCCCACTATTCTTGCTGACCCCTGATGGTCTACCACTATTCTTGCGGAGATCAGCCACGCTGGTAATCAgatacagaggcgggaccaaagagccagagctcaacccccgcaagcacaactaggtgagtacatacacacacacacacacggggcctcgcGGCCGAGtaaacagcgctcgggggtcgtagtccttagggcccgggttcaattcctggccgaggcagaaacaagttggcagtttctttcaccctgatgcccctattcacctagcagtaaataggtacctcggagttagacagctgttacgggctgctttctgtgtgtgtgtgtgtgtgtgtgtgtgtgtgtgtgtgtactcacctagttgtactcccctagttgtgtttgcggggattgagctctggctctttggtcccgcctctcaaccgtcaatcaacaggtgtacagattcctgagcctatcgggctctacacttgatctacacttgaaactgtgtatggagtcagcctccaccacatcacttcctaatgcattccatttgtcaaccactctgacactaaaaaagttctttctaatatctctgtggctcatttgggcactcagtttccacctgtgtccccttgtgcgtgtgccccttgtgttaaatagactgtctttatctaccctatcaattcccttcagaatcttgaatgtggtgatcatgtcccccctaactcttctgtcttccagcgaagtgaggtttaattcccgtagtctctcctcgtagctcatacctctccgctcgggtactagtctggtgtgtgtgtgtgtgtgtgtgtgtgtgtgtgtgtgtgtgtgtgtgtg belongs to Procambarus clarkii isolate CNS0578487 chromosome 74, FALCON_Pclarkii_2.0, whole genome shotgun sequence and includes:
- the LOC123767469 gene encoding aggrecan core protein-like, yielding MPLFPAHYPGYMPLFPAHYPGYMPLFPAHHLGHIQLKKRSSRYLQTGKSLRPHSSRQLYDAKKDEVELDLSIPISVVKTVLFQTLGSNIKEITDSQRPESINIKSYSLFRFEAYEYGQHEPDCATQWLPGSAFILEVGPLEAGLLEAGLLEAGLLEAGPLGAGLQEADLLEAGPLEAGLQEAEPLETGLLEAGPLEAGLQEAGPLEAGLLEASLLEAGPLEAGPLEIQVSKNSGRPSGVSKNSGRPSGVSKNSGRPSGVSKNIGRPSGVSKNSGRPSGVSNNSGRPSGVTKNIGRPSGVTKNSFRPSGITKNSGRPSGVTKNSERTSGVSKNSERPSGVSKNSGRPSGVTKNSGRPSGVTKNSERPSGVTKISGRPSGVSKSSGRPSGVTKNSGRPSGVTKNSGRPSGVSKNSGRPSGVTKNSERPSGVTKNSERPSGVTKNSERPSGVTKNSERPSGVTKNSERPSGVTKNSERPSGVTKNSERPSGVTKNSERPSGVTKNSERPSGVTKNSERPSGVSKNSGRPSGVTKNSERPSGVTKNSERPSGVTKNSERPSGVTKNSERPSGVTKNSERPSGVTKNSERPSGVTKNSGRPSGVTKNSERPSGVTKNSERPSGVTKNSERPSGVTKNSGRPSGVTKNSERPSGVTKNSERPSGVTKNSGRPSGVTKNSGRPSGVTKNSERPSGVTKNSERPSGVTKNSERPSGVTKNSERPSGVSKNSGRPSGVTKNSGRPSGVTKNSGRPSGVTKNSGRPSGVTKNSERPSGVTKNSGRPSGVTKNSGRPSGVTKNIERPSGVTKNSGRPSGVSKNSGRPSGVSKNSERPSGVTKNSGRPSGVSKNSGRPSGVTKNSGRPSGVSKNSGRPSGVTKNSERPSGVTKNSERPSGVTKNSERPSGVTKNSERPSGVTKNSGRPSGVTKNSERPSGVTKNSERPSGVSKNSERPSGVTKNSERPSGVTKNSGRPSGVTKNSERPSGVTKNSERPSGVTKNSERPSGVTKNSGEHTKFPSVLLKFFEPPRHSAAQPRTGYTSPGLDILAQDWIYLPRTGYTSPGLDILAQDWIYLPRTGYTSPGLDILAQDWIY